The proteins below come from a single Candidatus Hydrogenedentota bacterium genomic window:
- a CDS encoding N-acetyl-gamma-glutamyl-phosphate reductase — MIKAGIVGATGYGGRELLRLLAAHPHVEVTALASTTASGERLDEVLPAFRKLFDLRFETFDAGALARQCDVVFVGVPGKASMEPVAALRAAGARVLDIGPDFRLKNLNDFAQYYKAEHTAAHLLPESVYGLVPWYRDALRDAQLIAVPGCYPISAILPLRPLLNAPLGDIPVVIDSISGISGAGRGLSEAFHYPEMNENLKAYKLGVHQHVPEIEQELLHRVTVQFTPHVAPLTRGILTTITLRPAADFDPAEYYAPYDAEPFVRVLGPGVLPEVKHVRGSNFCDFGWVMDKRTGNLVIVSAIDNLVGGTAGMAVQCLNLMFGLDETEGLRLGGMTP, encoded by the coding sequence GTGATTAAAGCAGGCATCGTCGGAGCAACCGGCTATGGCGGGCGGGAACTGCTCCGCCTGCTGGCCGCCCATCCCCATGTGGAGGTGACGGCCCTCGCCTCGACCACCGCGTCGGGCGAGCGCCTGGACGAGGTCCTGCCCGCGTTCCGAAAATTGTTCGACCTGCGCTTTGAGACTTTCGACGCGGGGGCCCTGGCCCGCCAGTGCGACGTGGTCTTTGTCGGCGTGCCCGGCAAGGCCTCCATGGAGCCGGTGGCCGCGCTGCGCGCCGCCGGGGCGCGGGTGCTGGACATCGGCCCGGACTTCCGCCTGAAAAACCTCAATGATTTCGCGCAATATTACAAGGCCGAACACACGGCGGCGCACCTCCTGCCGGAGTCCGTCTACGGTCTGGTCCCGTGGTACCGCGACGCCCTGCGGGACGCGCAACTGATTGCCGTCCCCGGCTGCTACCCCATCAGCGCCATACTCCCCCTGCGGCCCCTCTTAAACGCGCCCCTCGGGGACATTCCCGTGGTCATAGACAGCATTTCCGGCATCTCCGGCGCGGGCCGCGGCCTCAGCGAGGCTTTCCACTACCCGGAGATGAACGAGAACCTCAAGGCCTACAAGCTCGGCGTCCACCAGCACGTCCCCGAAATCGAGCAGGAACTGCTCCACCGGGTCACCGTGCAGTTCACACCCCATGTCGCCCCCCTCACGCGCGGCATCCTCACCACCATCACCCTGCGTCCGGCGGCGGACTTCGACCCCGCGGAATATTACGCCCCCTACGACGCGGAGCCCTTCGTCCGCGTGCTCGGCCCGGGCGTTCTGCCCGAGGTGAAGCATGTGCGCGGCTCGAACTTCTGCGACTTCGGCTGGGTCATGGACAAACGCACCGGAAACCTTGTGATTGTGAGCGCCATAGACAACCTCGTCGGCGGCACCGCCGGCATGGCCGTCCAGTGCCTCAACCTGATGTTCGGCCTGGACGAGACCGAGGGCCTGCGCCTGGGAGGCATGACCCCATGA
- a CDS encoding radical SAM protein: MSGSSDQGLFSLTTLYQMAQHYYSAFPYKYFRSGRAFPAWHYYFEVTRRCNLRCKMCQYIDFLENTPIRKQMEGELSTDEWHRLVDQVARFSIITFTGGEPFVRKDFMEILEHASRRARTHFISNTTMLPEDRAERIVTLAPRRVGGLGFNFAGTSIEAPGELHDEIRRMRGAFARSMSGIGMLRRHRDLSGKACPKIHITTVIQQANVHVLHEMPRVVAESGADVLNLVTETRMHDFPGLGEVDPKSLKTEDFSWPRVDPKALAEALDRTNAAAKEAGIELRMPRMPRAELIKYYDTGIDLRDYECRNAWNTMFIGRQGNAYSCWLIRVGNVREHTLKELWNNAAMREFRQTCQKRLFAACPGCCFLDHKSMRGAASPTQAAAQAGE, encoded by the coding sequence ATGAGCGGCAGCAGTGACCAGGGCCTTTTCAGCCTGACCACCCTCTACCAGATGGCGCAGCACTATTACAGCGCCTTCCCCTACAAATACTTCCGCTCGGGCCGCGCCTTTCCCGCCTGGCACTATTATTTCGAGGTGACCCGGCGCTGCAACCTGCGCTGTAAAATGTGCCAGTACATAGACTTCCTCGAGAACACGCCCATCCGCAAACAGATGGAGGGCGAGCTCTCCACGGACGAATGGCACCGCCTCGTGGACCAGGTCGCCCGTTTCAGCATCATCACCTTCACCGGCGGCGAGCCTTTTGTCCGGAAGGACTTCATGGAAATCCTTGAGCACGCCTCGCGCCGCGCCCGCACCCATTTCATCTCCAACACCACCATGCTCCCCGAGGACCGGGCCGAAAGGATTGTGACCCTGGCGCCCCGCAGGGTGGGCGGGCTCGGCTTCAACTTCGCGGGCACCTCCATCGAGGCCCCCGGCGAGCTTCACGATGAAATCCGCCGGATGCGCGGCGCCTTCGCCCGCTCCATGTCCGGCATCGGCATGCTCCGCCGGCACCGCGACCTCTCCGGGAAGGCCTGCCCCAAAATCCACATCACCACCGTCATCCAGCAGGCCAACGTCCATGTCCTCCACGAGATGCCCCGCGTCGTGGCCGAGTCCGGTGCGGATGTGCTGAACCTCGTCACGGAAACCCGCATGCACGACTTCCCCGGCCTCGGCGAGGTGGACCCGAAGTCCCTGAAAACAGAAGACTTCTCCTGGCCCAGGGTGGACCCGAAGGCGCTGGCCGAGGCGCTGGACAGGACGAACGCCGCCGCAAAGGAGGCGGGCATCGAGCTGCGCATGCCGCGAATGCCCCGCGCCGAACTCATCAAGTATTACGACACCGGCATTGACCTCAGGGACTACGAGTGCCGCAATGCCTGGAACACCATGTTCATCGGCCGCCAGGGCAACGCCTATTCCTGCTGGCTCATCCGCGTGGGCAATGTCCGCGAACACACCCTCAAAGAACTCTGGAACAACGCCGCCATGCGCGAGTTCCGCCAAACCTGCCAGAAACGCCTCTTCGCCGCCTGTCCGGGCTGCTGCTTCCTCGACCACAAATCCATGCGCGGCGCCGCCTCCCCAACCCAGGCCGCCGCCCAAGCCGGGGAATAG
- the argB gene encoding acetylglutamate kinase, with amino-acid sequence MQQIIEKAQVLIEALPYIREFEGKTVVVKYGGAAMLDPGLRASTAQDIVLMRYVGMNPIVVHGGGPAINAMLKRLDIQSRFTANGLRVTDDATMEVVEMMLCGQVNKDIVNLLNQAGGEAVGLSGKDGRLLFARKVERQDGEDIGHVGEIASVNPKVVRTICAAGMIPVIAPVATDTRGGTWNVNADTAAGDVAAALQAEKLVFLTDTPGLLRDKDDPDSLIHRLHSKDVETLKKQGVISGGMAPKIDACLKALDFGVRRTHIIDGRIPHSLLLEIFTEKGLGTLVSHDVAAGTEGA; translated from the coding sequence ATGCAGCAAATCATTGAAAAAGCCCAGGTCCTCATCGAGGCCCTGCCCTACATCCGCGAGTTCGAGGGCAAAACCGTCGTCGTGAAATACGGCGGCGCCGCCATGCTCGACCCGGGCCTCCGCGCCAGCACCGCCCAGGACATCGTCCTCATGCGCTATGTCGGCATGAACCCCATCGTCGTCCACGGCGGCGGCCCCGCCATCAACGCCATGCTCAAACGCCTCGACATCCAGTCCCGCTTCACCGCGAACGGCCTCCGCGTCACCGACGACGCCACCATGGAGGTGGTGGAGATGATGCTCTGCGGCCAGGTGAACAAGGACATCGTCAACCTCCTGAACCAGGCGGGCGGCGAGGCCGTGGGGCTCAGCGGAAAGGACGGCAGGCTCCTCTTCGCCCGCAAGGTGGAGCGGCAGGACGGCGAGGACATCGGCCATGTCGGCGAGATCGCCAGCGTGAACCCCAAAGTCGTCCGCACCATCTGCGCCGCGGGGATGATCCCCGTCATCGCCCCCGTCGCCACCGACACGCGCGGCGGCACCTGGAACGTCAACGCCGACACCGCCGCGGGCGACGTGGCCGCGGCGCTCCAGGCCGAGAAGCTGGTCTTCCTGACCGACACGCCGGGGCTGCTCCGCGACAAGGACGACCCGGACTCGCTCATTCACCGCCTCCACTCAAAAGATGTGGAGACCCTCAAAAAGCAGGGCGTCATCTCCGGCGGCATGGCCCCCAAGATTGACGCCTGTCTCAAGGCCCTCGACTTCGGCGTGCGGCGCACCCACATCATTGACGGGCGCATCCCGCACAGCCTGCTGCTCGAAATTTTCACCGAAAAAGGTCTCGGAACCCTGGTCAGCCACGACGTGGCGGCCGGAACAGAAGGCGCGTAA
- a CDS encoding biopolymer transporter ExbD has product MQIKRSRDKKVRATLDMMPMIDVTFQLIIFFLLSSTFVVQTSVPIELSRSEGAAQLEKKNMTITLAAGEGGPDNGGAVYADDTEITAWIDLRRVLLELKNRNPDALVLVRPDRNVPTERLVYVLGMANNLGIVHYGIAAQQAEPPEE; this is encoded by the coding sequence ATGCAGATCAAAAGGAGCCGTGACAAAAAGGTCCGCGCCACGCTGGACATGATGCCCATGATTGACGTCACGTTCCAGCTCATCATCTTCTTCCTCCTCTCCTCCACCTTCGTCGTCCAGACCTCCGTCCCCATCGAGCTTTCCCGAAGCGAGGGCGCCGCGCAGCTCGAAAAGAAAAACATGACCATCACCCTCGCCGCCGGGGAGGGCGGCCCCGACAACGGCGGCGCCGTGTACGCCGACGACACGGAAATCACCGCCTGGATTGACCTGCGGCGCGTCCTGCTCGAGCTCAAAAACCGCAATCCGGACGCCCTGGTCCTCGTGCGCCCCGACCGCAACGTGCCCACCGAGCGGCTGGTCTATGTCCTCGGCATGGCCAACAACCTGGGCATTGTCCACTACGGCATCGCCGCGCAGCAGGCCGAGCCCCCCGAGGAGTGA
- a CDS encoding MotA/TolQ/ExbB proton channel family protein, which yields MQMDPFEIMAQGGILMWPIMLCSIIALAITIERFFSLRRADIDTREFMDTMRQVLKQNRIQEAVEICDETNAPVARIMKAGILKHNRPKDDIREAIEDAGRFEIPRLERYLSGLATCSTIAPMLGLLGTVQGMIKAFAKIQNMRGQVNPSDLAEGIGNALVTTAAGLTVAIPCLIAYNYFVTRVEGMVIEMEASSSELIELLTRHRGEREI from the coding sequence ATGCAGATGGACCCCTTTGAAATCATGGCCCAGGGCGGCATTCTCATGTGGCCCATCATGCTCTGCTCGATCATCGCACTGGCGATCACCATCGAGCGGTTCTTCTCCCTCCGCCGCGCGGACATAGACACCCGCGAGTTCATGGACACCATGCGCCAGGTCCTCAAGCAGAACCGCATCCAGGAGGCGGTCGAAATCTGCGACGAGACCAACGCCCCCGTGGCGCGCATCATGAAGGCGGGCATCCTGAAGCACAACCGCCCCAAGGACGACATCCGCGAGGCCATCGAGGACGCCGGACGCTTCGAGATTCCCCGACTCGAGCGCTACCTCTCCGGACTGGCCACCTGCTCCACCATCGCCCCCATGCTCGGCCTCCTCGGCACCGTCCAGGGCATGATCAAGGCCTTCGCCAAAATCCAGAACATGCGCGGCCAGGTCAACCCCTCCGACCTCGCCGAGGGCATCGGAAACGCCCTCGTCACCACCGCCGCCGGGCTCACCGTCGCCATCCCCTGCCTCATCGCCTACAACTACTTCGTCACCCGCGTCGAGGGAATGGTCATCGAGATGGAGGCCAGCTCCTCCGAACTCATCGAACTGCTCACCCGCCACCGCGGCGAGCGGGAAATCTGA
- the argJ gene encoding bifunctional glutamate N-acetyltransferase/amino-acid acetyltransferase ArgJ translates to MKTVAGGVCAPKGFRASGVAAHIKNAKSEKPDCALIVSDAPAAAAGCFTTNLLKAAPVLWDQGVCLRGGARAIFANSGNANACTGDQGLADAQATAALAAGLLGVPVTEVLVCSTGVIGLPLPMDRISDGVRRCAAALSETGGADAARAIMTTDTVPKELAVEVALSTGVVRLGAIAKGSGMIAPNMATMLCFITTDAKIAPDALQALLAECVADSFNRICVDNDMSTNDTVLCLANGASGAAELIPASGDYTLFAGALRHLCRALAQSLVRDGEGATKFIEITVDGAASDADALKVARSVAQSQLCKTAFFGQDPNWGRIACAAGYSGAAFDPAGMSVSIEGLTVVRDGCPTDYEEARAAELMKRRDLHVRVALSEGPGRAVFWTSDLSHDYVSINADYRS, encoded by the coding sequence ATGAAGACTGTGGCGGGCGGCGTCTGCGCACCAAAAGGCTTCCGCGCCTCCGGCGTGGCCGCCCATATCAAGAACGCCAAAAGCGAAAAGCCCGACTGCGCCCTCATCGTCTCCGACGCGCCGGCCGCGGCGGCGGGATGCTTCACCACCAACCTGCTCAAGGCCGCGCCCGTCCTCTGGGACCAGGGCGTGTGCCTGCGCGGCGGGGCGCGGGCCATTTTCGCCAACAGCGGCAACGCCAACGCCTGCACCGGCGACCAGGGCCTCGCGGACGCGCAGGCGACGGCGGCGCTGGCCGCCGGACTGCTGGGCGTCCCCGTCACCGAGGTGCTCGTCTGCAGCACCGGCGTCATCGGCCTGCCCCTCCCCATGGACCGCATTTCCGACGGCGTGCGGCGCTGCGCGGCGGCCCTGTCGGAGACGGGCGGCGCGGACGCGGCCCGGGCCATCATGACCACAGACACCGTCCCGAAGGAGCTGGCCGTCGAGGTGGCGCTCTCCACGGGTGTGGTCCGGCTTGGCGCCATCGCCAAGGGCTCCGGCATGATCGCCCCCAACATGGCCACCATGCTCTGCTTCATCACCACGGACGCGAAAATCGCCCCGGACGCCCTCCAGGCCCTGCTGGCGGAGTGTGTCGCGGACTCCTTCAACCGCATCTGCGTGGACAACGACATGTCCACGAACGACACGGTGCTCTGCCTGGCGAACGGCGCCTCCGGCGCGGCGGAACTCATTCCAGCCTCGGGGGATTACACCCTCTTTGCCGGTGCCCTGCGCCACCTCTGCCGCGCCCTGGCCCAGTCCCTCGTGCGCGACGGCGAGGGCGCCACCAAGTTCATCGAAATCACCGTGGACGGCGCCGCCTCCGACGCGGACGCGCTGAAGGTCGCCCGGAGCGTCGCCCAGTCCCAGCTCTGCAAGACCGCCTTTTTCGGGCAGGACCCCAACTGGGGCCGCATCGCCTGCGCGGCGGGCTACTCGGGCGCGGCGTTCGACCCCGCCGGGATGAGCGTCAGCATCGAGGGGCTCACCGTCGTCCGCGACGGCTGCCCGACGGACTACGAGGAGGCGCGGGCGGCGGAATTGATGAAACGGCGCGACCTGCACGTGCGGGTCGCGCTCTCCGAGGGCCCGGGCCGGGCGGTCTTCTGGACCTCCGACCTGAGCCACGACTATGTCAGCATCAACGCGGACTACCGCAGTTGA